The following are encoded together in the Humulus lupulus chromosome 5, drHumLupu1.1, whole genome shotgun sequence genome:
- the LOC133778164 gene encoding uncharacterized protein LOC133778164 isoform X2, giving the protein MEVVYGKKGSSSSSSPAAAAASRSRLSPSAQLFTMSRPLGQLPALNSLTGASSLELFTPAPSNHFDSSDTISPLSSLNLEDELKPLSASIYPSFTHQSGFAVSALSSFDDFSDLVDPAVFPQYTFPSSQGYWDSPSPVQESLLDKDFNISSSKVSTASDVPSSSMLQKIPPGSMLGLSVTAKTFSPSSHSLSSGINLTENDVGSNNQSSSSRNISGKRVLCDYDKSLVEKSKEITNVKSISSKGSDPLVLEKSKLQFTSEDSPTDHVVMEQCGTVAGMENSSKRFDDNESDLDSPCWKGLQDSKKSPFKASESLNSHSLDNELDAGSSLSPQVPQLLPELPGSSNTTGSRHPELCIAPGSKTSALRNTAGSKPPGFNNVISYQYSNAINEPRKESSTLKISQSSSSLSSPQMVKLVDRVFTSNEMVVAEVNVEGYADGTKAFVNNSTEDLSVLAMGLQNSRKYSFRASKLLSSQSLDKELVSCSSLNPQAPQFVPSCAKVNVDYLQSNCAEDYFSSLLEGEHTKYNSSYKGKKLKDSYEAESKLLGSSNNGSKSPKLSNAAGFKTFGLRNTAGPQPPGFSNATGYQHSNAIHERRKESSMPKTLQSNSALSSLQIARPCLVDRVFTSKEMPVAEVYVEGYEDGLKDVVHNSKVDLSVLEVGIQSYIKSHSGASKLLSSSSLDNELVPGRSLNPQAPQFVPFRAKGNVDNLENYCGEDYSSSFLEGAHEKFNSSYKEQQLKDSYEAGSSKTPGSKSPELRNAGKIKTSGLHNIARSKPPGYQHSNVIHEHGKESSMLKNTKSSFEVSLPLQMVKPCLVDRVFASNEMSVTKVNAEGFADGTKDGVHDSTVDQSLLAMRVQKSMKSPFRVSESLNSHSHDNEMEAGSSLNPQAPQFFPSCAKENVDCFENTGVEDCFSSCAKTEYSFNLSYKGQQLNNSYEAGSKLPGSSNAAGLNTPGLRNAVGSKLPGSSDAAGLKIPGLLKVAGLKIPGILNSAGSKLPGSSNAAGLKTPGLINAAGSKLPAFSNANAYGHSNAIYEHGKESAKLKNSQSSSSLSFSQRVKPFLDDRIVTSKKMPVTDVNVSGFADRNKDVVHNNGTVNLPVLAMGHNPNLSSSGVGVVDDCSEVLQFLSQSLSKCPKINVATMINVISTLSELLLQNCSNDLDSLNEHEHEMIRHIINNLYELINHRVGEKAPMFDLAHAGSLDYLDKLTAIHEANVDSQLTTTRGLFARHELDSRSDHDWHKSYPHLSTRKIQDVCPSSQDVGSDRGNNISPMQDFRKALKENHQLAEEVHPQALLNLWLEAEGALCSMKYENCILHMKLALDG; this is encoded by the exons ATGGAGGTGGTTTATGGCAAGAAAGGGTCTTCTTCATCATCGTCGCCGGCTGCAGCTGCGGCTTCGCGTTCCCGTTTGTCACCTTCGGCTCAACTTTTCACCATGAGCCGGCCTTTGGGTCAACTGCCGGCTTTGAATTCGTTGACCGGTGCTTCCAGTCTTGAACTCTTTACCCCTGCTCCAAGCAACCACTTCGACTCTTCTGATACCATTTCTCCGTTGTCTAGCCTCAATTTGGAAGATGAACTCAAACCATTATCGGCTTCAATTTATCCTAGTTTTACCCATCAATCTGGTTTTGCTGTATCGGCTTTGTCTTCTTTTGATGATTTTTCTGATTTGGTGGACCCAGCTGTGTTCCCTCAATACACATTTCCTTCTTCCCAAGGATATTGGGATTCTCCATCACCAGTTCAGGAAAGCTTGCTTGACAAAG ATTTTAATATAAGTTCTTCTAAGGTTTCGACTGCATCAGATGTGCCATCTTCATCAATGCTTCAAAAGATTCCTCCAG GTTCCATGCTGGGATTATCAGTCACCGCCAAGACTTTTTCACCATCGAGCCACAGTTTATCTTCAGGTATAAATTTGACTGAAAATGATGTCGGCAGTAATAACCAGAGTTCTTCTAGTAGAAATATATCTGGCAAAAGGGTGCTATGTGATTATGATAAAAGCCTCGTAGAAAAAAGCAAGGAAATAACCAATGTCAAGTCTATTTCTTCTAAGGGTTCTGACCCATTGGTGTTGGAAAAATCCAAGCTGCAATTTACTTCAGAAGATAGTCCCACTGATCATGTGGTGATGGAACAATGTGGCACCGTGGCAGGCATGGAAAACTCTTCAAAAAGGTTTGATGATAACGAATCTGATTTGGACTCGCCTTGTTGGAAAGGACTACAGGATTCTAAAAAATCTCCCTTCAAAGCTTCAGAGTCTTTGAACTCACACTCTCTTGATAATGAGTTGGATGCAGGTAGCAGTTTGAGCCCACAAGTGCCTCAATTACTTCCAGAGCTTCCTGGTTCGAGCAATACAACCGGATCAAGGCATCCTGAATTGTGTATTGCACCTGGATCAAAGACTTCTGCGTTGCGCAACACAGCTGGATCAAAACCTCCTGGGTTCAACAATGTAATTAGCTATCAATATTCTAATGCAATTAATGAACCTAGAAAAGAATCTTCCACGCTTAAAATCTCACAAAGTAGTTCTTCACTCAGTTCGCCACAAATGGTTAAACTTGTTGACAGAGTCTTTACATCAAATGAGATGGTTGTTGCAGAAGTGAATGTTGAAGGTTATGCAGATGGAACTAAGGCTTTTGTGAATAATAGTACAGAAGATCTATCAGTTCTTGCAATGGGACTCCAGAATTCTAGAAAATATTCCTTCAGAGCTTCAAAGTTGTTGAGCTCACAATCTCTTGATAAAGAGTTGGTGTCATGTAGCAGTTTGAACCCACAAGCACCTCAATTTGTCCCTTCTTGTGCCAAAGTAAATGTAGATTATTTACAGAGTAATTGTGCTGAAGACTATTTTTCATCATTATTGGAGGGTGAACATACAAAATATAATTCATCATACAAAGGGAAAAAACTTAAGGATTCTTATGAAGCTGAATCTAAGCTTCTTGGATCAAGCAATAATGGATCAAAGTCTCCTAAATTGTCCAATGCAGCTGGATTTAAGACTTTTGGATTGCGAAACACAGCTGGACCACAGCCTCCTGGATTCAGCAATGCAACTGGCTATCAACATTCCAATGCAATACATGAACGCAGAAAAGAATCTTCCATGCCAAAAACACTACAAAGTAATTCTGCACTCAGTTCTCTGCAAATAGCTAGACCATGTCTTGTTGACAGAGTCTTTACATCAAAGGAGATGCCTGTTGCAGAAGTATATGTTGAAGGATATGAGGATGGATTGAAGGATGTTGTGCATAATAGTAAAGTAGATCTATCAGTCCTTGAAGTCGGAATCCAAAGTTATATAAAATCTCACTCCGGAGCTTCAAAGTTGTTGAGCTCATCCTCGCTTGATAATGAGTTGGTACCAGGTCGCAGTTTGAACCCGCAAGCGCCTCAATTTGTCCCTTTTCGTGCCAAAGGAAATGTAGATAATTTAGAGAATTACTGTGGTGAAGATTATAGTTCATCATTCTTGGAGGGTGCACATGAAAAGTTTAATTCATCATACAAAGAGCAACAACTTAAAGATTCTTATGAAGCTGGATCGAGCAAGACACCTGGATCAAAGTCTCCTGAATTGCGCAATGCAGGTAAAATAAAAACTTCTGGATTGCACAATATAGCTAGATCAAAACCTCCTGGCTATCAACATTCTAATGTAATTCATGAACATGGAAAAGAATCTTCCATGCTAAAAAACACAAAAAGTAGTTTTGAAGTCAGTTTGCCGCTGCAGATGGTAAAACCATGTCTTGTTGACAGAGTCTTCGCATCAAATGAGATGTCTGTTACAAAAGTGAATGCTGAAGGCTTTGCAGATGGAACTAAGGATGGTGTGCATGACAGTACAGTAGATCAATCACTTCTTGCAATGAGAGTTCAGAAGTCTATGAAATCTCCCTTCAGAGTTTCAGAGTCTTTAAACTCACACTCTCATGATAATGAGATGGAGGCAGGTAGCAGTTTGAACCCACAAGCGCCTCAATTTTTCCCTTCTTGTGCCAAAGAAAATGTAGATTGTTTTGAGAATACGGGTGTTGAAGATTGTTTTTCATCTTGTGCGAAGACTGAATATTCATTTAATTTGTCATACAAAGGGCAACAACTTAATAATTCTTATGAAGCTGGATCAAAGCTTCCTGGATCGAGCAATGCAGCTGGATTAAATACTCCTGGACTGCGTAATGCAGTTGGATCAAAGCTTCCTGGATCAAGTGATGCAGCTGGATTAAAGATTCCTGGACTGCTCAAAGTAGCTGGATTAAAGATTCCTGGAATACTCAATTCAGCTGGATCAAAGCTTCCAGGATCGAGCAATGCAGCTGGATTAAAGACTCCTGGACTGATCAATGCAGCTGGATCAAAGCTTCCTGCATTCAGCAATGCAAATGCCTATGGACATTCTAATGCAATTTATGAACATGGAAAAGAATCTGCCAAGCTTAAAAACTCACAAAGTAGTTCTTCACTCAGTTTTTCACAAAGGGTTAAACCATTTCTTGATGACAGAATCGTCACATCAAAAAAGATGCCTGTTACAGACGTGAATGTTTCAGGCTTTGCAGATAGAAATAAGGATGTGGTGCACAACAATGGCACTGTAAATCTGCCAGTCCTTGCAATGGGGCACAATCCAAACTTATCCTCTTCTGGAGTTGGTGTTGTTGATGATTGTAGTGAAGTACTTCAATTTCTATCTCAGTCTCTGTCTAAATGCCCAAAAATAAATGTTGCCACTATGATTAATGTAATAAGTACTCTGTCAGAGTTGCTCCTTCAAAATTGCTCCAATGATTTAGATTCATTGAATGAGCATGAGCATGAAATGATCCGGCATATAATCAATAATCTTTATGAGCTTATAAATCACAGGGTTGGAGAAAAGGCTCCAATGTTTGATTTGGCACATGCAGGCAGTCTGGATTATCTTGATAAGTTGACAGCAATCCATGAG GCAAACGTGGATTCCCAACTAACAACTACAAGAGGTCTTTTTGCTCGTCATGAGCTTGACAGCCGAAGTGACCATGATTGGCATAAGAGTTATCCTCATCTGTCCACCAGGAAAATACAAGATGTCTGCCCTTCATCTCAAGATGTGGGCTCTGACAGGGGCAATAACATTAGTCCT ATGCAGGATTTTAGAAAAGCACTGAAAGAAAATCACCAGCTTGCTGAGGAGGTACACCCACAAGCATTATTGAATTTGTGGCTCGAAGCTGAAGGAGCTTTATGTTCCATGAAGTATGAGAACTGCATTTTGCACATGAAATTAGCATTGGATGGATAG
- the LOC133778164 gene encoding uncharacterized protein LOC133778164 isoform X1, producing the protein MEVVYGKKGSSSSSSPAAAAASRSRLSPSAQLFTMSRPLGQLPALNSLTGASSLELFTPAPSNHFDSSDTISPLSSLNLEDELKPLSASIYPSFTHQSGFAVSALSSFDDFSDLVDPAVFPQYTFPSSQGYWDSPSPVQESLLDKDFNISSSKVSTASDVPSSSMLQKIPPGSMLGLSVTAKTFSPSSHSLSSGINLTENDVGSNNQSSSSRNISGKRVLCDYDKSLVEKSKEITNVKSISSKGSDPLVLEKSKLQFTSEDSPTDHVVMEQCGTVAGMENSSKRFDDNESDLDSPCWKGLQDSKKSPFKASESLNSHSLDNELDAGSSLSPQVPQLLPELPGSSNTTGSRHPELCIAPGSKTSALRNTAGSKPPGFNNVISYQYSNAINEPRKESSTLKISQSSSSLSSPQMVKLVDRVFTSNEMVVAEVNVEGYADGTKAFVNNSTEDLSVLAMGLQNSRKYSFRASKLLSSQSLDKELVSCSSLNPQAPQFVPSCAKVNVDYLQSNCAEDYFSSLLEGEHTKYNSSYKGKKLKDSYEAESKLLGSSNNGSKSPKLSNAAGFKTFGLRNTAGPQPPGFSNATGYQHSNAIHERRKESSMPKTLQSNSALSSLQIARPCLVDRVFTSKEMPVAEVYVEGYEDGLKDVVHNSKVDLSVLEVGIQSYIKSHSGASKLLSSSSLDNELVPGRSLNPQAPQFVPFRAKGNVDNLENYCGEDYSSSFLEGAHEKFNSSYKEQQLKDSYEAGSSKTPGSKSPELRNAGKIKTSGLHNIARSKPPGYQHSNVIHEHGKESSMLKNTKSSFEVSLPLQMVKPCLVDRVFASNEMSVTKVNAEGFADGTKDGVHDSTVDQSLLAMRVQKSMKSPFRVSESLNSHSHDNEMEAGSSLNPQAPQFFPSCAKENVDCFENTGVEDCFSSCAKTEYSFNLSYKGQQLNNSYEAGSKLPGSSNAAGLNTPGLRNAVGSKLPGSSDAAGLKIPGLLKVAGLKIPGILNSAGSKLPGSSNAAGLKTPGLINAAGSKLPAFSNANAYGHSNAIYEHGKESAKLKNSQSSSSLSFSQRVKPFLDDRIVTSKKMPVTDVNVSGFADRNKDVVHNNGTVNLPVLAMGHNPNLSSSGVGVVDDCSEVLQFLSQSLSKCPKINVATMINVISTLSELLLQNCSNDLDSLNEHEHEMIRHIINNLYELINHRVGEKAPMFDLAHAGSLDYLDKLTAIHEQANVDSQLTTTRGLFARHELDSRSDHDWHKSYPHLSTRKIQDVCPSSQDVGSDRGNNISPMQDFRKALKENHQLAEEVHPQALLNLWLEAEGALCSMKYENCILHMKLALDG; encoded by the exons ATGGAGGTGGTTTATGGCAAGAAAGGGTCTTCTTCATCATCGTCGCCGGCTGCAGCTGCGGCTTCGCGTTCCCGTTTGTCACCTTCGGCTCAACTTTTCACCATGAGCCGGCCTTTGGGTCAACTGCCGGCTTTGAATTCGTTGACCGGTGCTTCCAGTCTTGAACTCTTTACCCCTGCTCCAAGCAACCACTTCGACTCTTCTGATACCATTTCTCCGTTGTCTAGCCTCAATTTGGAAGATGAACTCAAACCATTATCGGCTTCAATTTATCCTAGTTTTACCCATCAATCTGGTTTTGCTGTATCGGCTTTGTCTTCTTTTGATGATTTTTCTGATTTGGTGGACCCAGCTGTGTTCCCTCAATACACATTTCCTTCTTCCCAAGGATATTGGGATTCTCCATCACCAGTTCAGGAAAGCTTGCTTGACAAAG ATTTTAATATAAGTTCTTCTAAGGTTTCGACTGCATCAGATGTGCCATCTTCATCAATGCTTCAAAAGATTCCTCCAG GTTCCATGCTGGGATTATCAGTCACCGCCAAGACTTTTTCACCATCGAGCCACAGTTTATCTTCAGGTATAAATTTGACTGAAAATGATGTCGGCAGTAATAACCAGAGTTCTTCTAGTAGAAATATATCTGGCAAAAGGGTGCTATGTGATTATGATAAAAGCCTCGTAGAAAAAAGCAAGGAAATAACCAATGTCAAGTCTATTTCTTCTAAGGGTTCTGACCCATTGGTGTTGGAAAAATCCAAGCTGCAATTTACTTCAGAAGATAGTCCCACTGATCATGTGGTGATGGAACAATGTGGCACCGTGGCAGGCATGGAAAACTCTTCAAAAAGGTTTGATGATAACGAATCTGATTTGGACTCGCCTTGTTGGAAAGGACTACAGGATTCTAAAAAATCTCCCTTCAAAGCTTCAGAGTCTTTGAACTCACACTCTCTTGATAATGAGTTGGATGCAGGTAGCAGTTTGAGCCCACAAGTGCCTCAATTACTTCCAGAGCTTCCTGGTTCGAGCAATACAACCGGATCAAGGCATCCTGAATTGTGTATTGCACCTGGATCAAAGACTTCTGCGTTGCGCAACACAGCTGGATCAAAACCTCCTGGGTTCAACAATGTAATTAGCTATCAATATTCTAATGCAATTAATGAACCTAGAAAAGAATCTTCCACGCTTAAAATCTCACAAAGTAGTTCTTCACTCAGTTCGCCACAAATGGTTAAACTTGTTGACAGAGTCTTTACATCAAATGAGATGGTTGTTGCAGAAGTGAATGTTGAAGGTTATGCAGATGGAACTAAGGCTTTTGTGAATAATAGTACAGAAGATCTATCAGTTCTTGCAATGGGACTCCAGAATTCTAGAAAATATTCCTTCAGAGCTTCAAAGTTGTTGAGCTCACAATCTCTTGATAAAGAGTTGGTGTCATGTAGCAGTTTGAACCCACAAGCACCTCAATTTGTCCCTTCTTGTGCCAAAGTAAATGTAGATTATTTACAGAGTAATTGTGCTGAAGACTATTTTTCATCATTATTGGAGGGTGAACATACAAAATATAATTCATCATACAAAGGGAAAAAACTTAAGGATTCTTATGAAGCTGAATCTAAGCTTCTTGGATCAAGCAATAATGGATCAAAGTCTCCTAAATTGTCCAATGCAGCTGGATTTAAGACTTTTGGATTGCGAAACACAGCTGGACCACAGCCTCCTGGATTCAGCAATGCAACTGGCTATCAACATTCCAATGCAATACATGAACGCAGAAAAGAATCTTCCATGCCAAAAACACTACAAAGTAATTCTGCACTCAGTTCTCTGCAAATAGCTAGACCATGTCTTGTTGACAGAGTCTTTACATCAAAGGAGATGCCTGTTGCAGAAGTATATGTTGAAGGATATGAGGATGGATTGAAGGATGTTGTGCATAATAGTAAAGTAGATCTATCAGTCCTTGAAGTCGGAATCCAAAGTTATATAAAATCTCACTCCGGAGCTTCAAAGTTGTTGAGCTCATCCTCGCTTGATAATGAGTTGGTACCAGGTCGCAGTTTGAACCCGCAAGCGCCTCAATTTGTCCCTTTTCGTGCCAAAGGAAATGTAGATAATTTAGAGAATTACTGTGGTGAAGATTATAGTTCATCATTCTTGGAGGGTGCACATGAAAAGTTTAATTCATCATACAAAGAGCAACAACTTAAAGATTCTTATGAAGCTGGATCGAGCAAGACACCTGGATCAAAGTCTCCTGAATTGCGCAATGCAGGTAAAATAAAAACTTCTGGATTGCACAATATAGCTAGATCAAAACCTCCTGGCTATCAACATTCTAATGTAATTCATGAACATGGAAAAGAATCTTCCATGCTAAAAAACACAAAAAGTAGTTTTGAAGTCAGTTTGCCGCTGCAGATGGTAAAACCATGTCTTGTTGACAGAGTCTTCGCATCAAATGAGATGTCTGTTACAAAAGTGAATGCTGAAGGCTTTGCAGATGGAACTAAGGATGGTGTGCATGACAGTACAGTAGATCAATCACTTCTTGCAATGAGAGTTCAGAAGTCTATGAAATCTCCCTTCAGAGTTTCAGAGTCTTTAAACTCACACTCTCATGATAATGAGATGGAGGCAGGTAGCAGTTTGAACCCACAAGCGCCTCAATTTTTCCCTTCTTGTGCCAAAGAAAATGTAGATTGTTTTGAGAATACGGGTGTTGAAGATTGTTTTTCATCTTGTGCGAAGACTGAATATTCATTTAATTTGTCATACAAAGGGCAACAACTTAATAATTCTTATGAAGCTGGATCAAAGCTTCCTGGATCGAGCAATGCAGCTGGATTAAATACTCCTGGACTGCGTAATGCAGTTGGATCAAAGCTTCCTGGATCAAGTGATGCAGCTGGATTAAAGATTCCTGGACTGCTCAAAGTAGCTGGATTAAAGATTCCTGGAATACTCAATTCAGCTGGATCAAAGCTTCCAGGATCGAGCAATGCAGCTGGATTAAAGACTCCTGGACTGATCAATGCAGCTGGATCAAAGCTTCCTGCATTCAGCAATGCAAATGCCTATGGACATTCTAATGCAATTTATGAACATGGAAAAGAATCTGCCAAGCTTAAAAACTCACAAAGTAGTTCTTCACTCAGTTTTTCACAAAGGGTTAAACCATTTCTTGATGACAGAATCGTCACATCAAAAAAGATGCCTGTTACAGACGTGAATGTTTCAGGCTTTGCAGATAGAAATAAGGATGTGGTGCACAACAATGGCACTGTAAATCTGCCAGTCCTTGCAATGGGGCACAATCCAAACTTATCCTCTTCTGGAGTTGGTGTTGTTGATGATTGTAGTGAAGTACTTCAATTTCTATCTCAGTCTCTGTCTAAATGCCCAAAAATAAATGTTGCCACTATGATTAATGTAATAAGTACTCTGTCAGAGTTGCTCCTTCAAAATTGCTCCAATGATTTAGATTCATTGAATGAGCATGAGCATGAAATGATCCGGCATATAATCAATAATCTTTATGAGCTTATAAATCACAGGGTTGGAGAAAAGGCTCCAATGTTTGATTTGGCACATGCAGGCAGTCTGGATTATCTTGATAAGTTGACAGCAATCCATGAG CAGGCAAACGTGGATTCCCAACTAACAACTACAAGAGGTCTTTTTGCTCGTCATGAGCTTGACAGCCGAAGTGACCATGATTGGCATAAGAGTTATCCTCATCTGTCCACCAGGAAAATACAAGATGTCTGCCCTTCATCTCAAGATGTGGGCTCTGACAGGGGCAATAACATTAGTCCT ATGCAGGATTTTAGAAAAGCACTGAAAGAAAATCACCAGCTTGCTGAGGAGGTACACCCACAAGCATTATTGAATTTGTGGCTCGAAGCTGAAGGAGCTTTATGTTCCATGAAGTATGAGAACTGCATTTTGCACATGAAATTAGCATTGGATGGATAG